In the Budorcas taxicolor isolate Tak-1 unplaced genomic scaffold, Takin1.1 scaffold233, whole genome shotgun sequence genome, one interval contains:
- the LOC128071158 gene encoding uncharacterized protein C16orf46 homolog isoform X2 encodes MDFGHKNETEIENSENYEIQSTEETELIYTCPDERSEKNHVCCLLNISDVTLEQDRTAKEFVIGTGWEEAVRGWGQISPTACIWPRKKLKKARVGESASSCLLCVNLSHGSLEARLHSEAGKLESGASAPAPAEAGPEKDGGSLSQTPGTPPGPTTTSREVSKICFPAYSQGEKKSLQIKEFIWCLEDWATPETVRGKDPRRPWRGTDRILPSSDSLTSKALLVLPPLKSSPPDGLDVLGKKTKNFFLRPEEKGLSVEKDECVAYAYGVKAVDGAGEKQPTELARHHKVKDTQPFLTPVARMPLLAEPEPCCLHWSLLPEKNLLCPPCYLATFQLLQKQGARKYKARLKAREPRPPMKAPKRVLTEAKQENRPRMLETKVFSRPLLPSLTHRKKKIK; translated from the exons ATGGATTTCGGTCACAAAAAtgagactgaaattgaaaatagTGAAAATTATGAAATTCAAAGCACAGAAGAAACTGAATTAATCTATACTTGTCCAgatgaaagaagtgaaaagaatCATGTTTGTTGTCTTCTCAATATCAGTGACGTTACACTTGAACAAGATAGAACAGCCAAAGAGTTTGTCATTGGAACTGGATGGGAAGAAGCA GTCCGAGGCTGGGGACAGATTTCTCCAACTGCCTGCATCTGGCCCAGGAAGAAGCTtaagaaggcgagggtgggagaAAGTGCCAGCAGCTGCTTACTCTGTGTCAATCTCTCCCATGGGAGCCTGGAGGCCAGGCTTCATTCGGAGGCAGGGAAGTTGGAGTCTGGGGCttcagctccagctccagctgaGGCAGGCCCAGAGAAGGATGGAGGCAGCCTATCCCAGACCCCGGGCACCCCCCCAGGCCCCACTACCACCTCCAGGGAAGTTAGCAAAATCTGCTTTCCCGCCTACAgtcagggagagaagaaaagtctgcaaataaaGGAGTTCATTTGGTGCCTGGAAGACTGGGCCACCCCGGAGACTGTTAGGGGCAAGGACCCCAGAAGGCCCTGGAGGGGCACTGACAGAATTCTCCCCTCCTCAGACTCCCTGACTTCCAAAGCCCTTTTAGTCCTCCCTCCTTTGAAGTCTTCGCCCCCAGATGGCTTGGATGTTCTGGGTAAGAAGACTAAGAACTTTTTCTTGCGGCCAGAAGAGAAGGGGCTGAGTGTGGAAAAGGATGAGTGTGTGGCTTATGCCTATGGAGTGAAAGCCGTTGACGGGGCCGGCGAAAAGCAGCCCACTGAGCTGGCCAGGCACCACAAAGTCAAGGACACGCAGCCTTTCCTCACCCCGGTGGCCCGGATGCCCCTGCTGGCCGAGCCTGAGCCCTGCTGCCTGCACTGGTCCCTCCTGCCTGAGAAAAACCTGCTGTGCCCTCCCTGCTATCTCGCCACCTTCCAGCTTTTGCAGAAACAAGGAGCGAGAAAGTACAAAGCCAGACTCAAAGCCAGGGAGCCCAGGCCTCCCATGAAAGCCCCAAAGCGCGTCCTCACAGAGGCCAAGCAGGAAAACAGGCCCCGAATGTTGGAGACCAAAGTGTTCTCAAGACCGCTCTTGCCATCCCTCACA CAcaggaaaaagaagataaagtaG
- the LOC128071158 gene encoding uncharacterized protein C16orf46-like isoform X1 encodes MDFGHKNETEIENSENYEIQSTEETELIYTCPDERSEKNHVCCLLNISDVTLEQDRTAKEFVIGTGWEEAVRGWGQISPTACIWPRKKLKKARVGESASSCLLCVNLSHGSLEARLHSEAGKLESGASAPAPAEAGPEKDGGSLSQTPGTPPGPTTTSREVSKICFPAYSQGEKKSLQIKEFIWCLEDWATPETVRGKDPRRPWRGTDRILPSSDSLTSKALLVLPPLKSSPPDGLDVLGKKTKNFFLRPEEKGLSVEKDECVAYAYGVKAVDGAGEKQPTELARHHKVKDTQPFLTPVARMPLLAEPEPCCLHWSLLPEKNLLCPPCYLATFQLLQKQGARKYKARLKAREPRPPMKAPKRVLTEAKQENRPRMLETKVFSRPLLPSLTVSRVVIPISTHRLL; translated from the exons ATGGATTTCGGTCACAAAAAtgagactgaaattgaaaatagTGAAAATTATGAAATTCAAAGCACAGAAGAAACTGAATTAATCTATACTTGTCCAgatgaaagaagtgaaaagaatCATGTTTGTTGTCTTCTCAATATCAGTGACGTTACACTTGAACAAGATAGAACAGCCAAAGAGTTTGTCATTGGAACTGGATGGGAAGAAGCA GTCCGAGGCTGGGGACAGATTTCTCCAACTGCCTGCATCTGGCCCAGGAAGAAGCTtaagaaggcgagggtgggagaAAGTGCCAGCAGCTGCTTACTCTGTGTCAATCTCTCCCATGGGAGCCTGGAGGCCAGGCTTCATTCGGAGGCAGGGAAGTTGGAGTCTGGGGCttcagctccagctccagctgaGGCAGGCCCAGAGAAGGATGGAGGCAGCCTATCCCAGACCCCGGGCACCCCCCCAGGCCCCACTACCACCTCCAGGGAAGTTAGCAAAATCTGCTTTCCCGCCTACAgtcagggagagaagaaaagtctgcaaataaaGGAGTTCATTTGGTGCCTGGAAGACTGGGCCACCCCGGAGACTGTTAGGGGCAAGGACCCCAGAAGGCCCTGGAGGGGCACTGACAGAATTCTCCCCTCCTCAGACTCCCTGACTTCCAAAGCCCTTTTAGTCCTCCCTCCTTTGAAGTCTTCGCCCCCAGATGGCTTGGATGTTCTGGGTAAGAAGACTAAGAACTTTTTCTTGCGGCCAGAAGAGAAGGGGCTGAGTGTGGAAAAGGATGAGTGTGTGGCTTATGCCTATGGAGTGAAAGCCGTTGACGGGGCCGGCGAAAAGCAGCCCACTGAGCTGGCCAGGCACCACAAAGTCAAGGACACGCAGCCTTTCCTCACCCCGGTGGCCCGGATGCCCCTGCTGGCCGAGCCTGAGCCCTGCTGCCTGCACTGGTCCCTCCTGCCTGAGAAAAACCTGCTGTGCCCTCCCTGCTATCTCGCCACCTTCCAGCTTTTGCAGAAACAAGGAGCGAGAAAGTACAAAGCCAGACTCAAAGCCAGGGAGCCCAGGCCTCCCATGAAAGCCCCAAAGCGCGTCCTCACAGAGGCCAAGCAGGAAAACAGGCCCCGAATGTTGGAGACCAAAGTGTTCTCAAGACCGCTCTTGCCATCCCTCACAGTGAGCAGAGTTGTTATTCCCATTTCCACTCACAGACTCCTTTGA